A DNA window from Drosophila pseudoobscura strain MV-25-SWS-2005 chromosome 2, UCI_Dpse_MV25, whole genome shotgun sequence contains the following coding sequences:
- the LOC6896882 gene encoding carbonic anhydrase 2-like — MPESRLFQKLLLLLPLAYTNKPQLPHNDDGDHRVHHWNYEYNGNDWGGTCRTGLRQSPIRLAVQKSLLVAMPRITFGNYDTKLRPPLTLVNNGHSAHMDIPETLDNSRPFITGGLLKGRYIAEGLHFHWGSPNWRGSEHSIQDHRYDVEMHIVHRNSRYADLPEALKYKDGVAVLGVMFKIVQTPDAFFPGLNKIFAQLPKIKKYKEEATILGSLTLGQVFGNLNTRDFFTYRGSLTTPDCEEAVTWTVFSQPLPISFPAVSRFWNLRSSDGYRLVNNYRNIQPRNNRPVYYRTSPNQINNLLG, encoded by the exons ATGCCAGAATCGAGACTTTTTCAAAAACTTTTACTATTGCTGCCGCTGGCCTATACCAACAAGCCGCAACTACCGCATAATG ATGATGGCGATCATCGTGTGCATCATTGGAACTACGAATATAACGGAAACGACTGGGGTGGCACTTGTCGGACGGGACTACGACAATCCCCCATAAGATTGGCCGTTCAGAAA TCGCTTTTAGTAGCAATGCCGCGGATTACTTTCGGGAACTACGACACAAAGCTGAGACCTCCACTCACCTTGGTGAACAACGGGCATTCGG CTCACATGGACATACCAGAGACGCTTGACAACAGCAGACCATTTATAACTGGAGGGCTCCTCAAGGGTCGGTACATTGCGGAGggtctccatttccattgggGATCGCCGAACTGGCGTGGATCCGAGCATTCGATCCAAGATCATCGCTATGATGTGGAAATGCACATTGTTCATAGGAATTCAAGGTACGCCGATCTCCCCGAAGCATTAAAGTATAAAGATGGCGTCGCTGTGCTTGGAGTTATGTTCAAAATTGTCCAA ACACCAGATGCCTTTTTTCCCGGTCTGAACAAAATCTTTGCCCAGCTTCCAAAAATTAAGAAATACAAAGAGGAAGCGACAATTTTGGGCAGTCTAACATTGGGACAAGTGTTCGGAAATTTGAACACCCGTGACTTTTTCACGTACAGGGGATCGTTGACGACGCCTGATTGCGAGGAGGCTGTTACCTGGACCGTGTTCTCCCAGCCCCTGCCCATAAGCTTTCCAGCGGTCTCGCGGTTCTGGAACCTACGCAGCTCTGACGGTTACAGATTGGTCAACAACTATCGAAACATCCAGCCCAGGAATAACCGGCCCGTATACTATCGTACCAGCCCGAATCAGATAAACAATTTGCTCGGCTAG
- the CAH5 gene encoding carbonic anhydrase 14 — CLCFGPVVYSFPLDISEEYLTAIRLDQADDQAAGDYNYDQQGDDWEGLCQTGQAQSPIALNVEETEDMYVPRIRFHYYNETLQTPLVLMNNGHTANMVIPPTQLGPRAYINGALLPGNFEAQSVHFHWGSRNSSGVEHLVNYNIERAQVEMHIVHKNTRYATTSEASKHRDGLAVLGVLIRPGRRQNSRNSGLTKIFNRVPRIVQYNTNATINGRLEVAQLLGSVVTGEFFTYNGSLTTPDCAEAVTWIVFPDVLELQYRLIERLFNLRDSRSRPLINNYRDLQDTNGRPIYYRRLPDLPNLV, encoded by the exons TGCCTCTGCTTCGGACCTGTTGTCTATAGCTTTCCCTTAGATATATCTGAGGAATATCTGACTGCCATAAGGCTGGATCAGGCGGATGACCAGGCAGCCGGAGACTATAACTACGATCAGCAGGGCGATGACTGGGAGGGTCTATGTCAAACGGGACAGGCACAGTCGCCTATTGCTCTCAATGTAGAGGAA ACCGAGGATATGTATGTTCCACGCATTCGCTTCCACTATTATAATGAAACCCTGCAAACGCCTCTTGTCCTGATGAACAATGGCCACACAG CCAACATGGTCATACCACCCACCCAGTTGGGGCCGCGTGCCTACATCAATGGCGCTCTTCTGCCGGGCAACTTTGAGGCCCAGAGCGTGCACTTCCATTGGGGATCGAGGAACTCCAGTGGCGTGGAGCATTTGGTGAACTATAATATCGAAAGAGCACAGGTGGAGATGCATATCGTGCACAAGAATACACGCTACGCCACCACCTCGGAGGCCAGTAAGCATCGGGATGGCCTCGCCGTGCTTGGTGTGCTGATCCGCCCCGGAAGGAGGCAAAACTCCAGGAACTCCGGCCTCACCAAGATCTTCAATCGTGTGCCCCGCATAGTTCAATACAACACTAATGCCACAATAAATGGTCGCTTGGAAGTTGCACAGCTGCTGGGATCTGTCGTAACGGGGGAGTTCTTCACCTATAATG GATCGCTGACTACACCGGACTGTGCTGAGGCTGTTACTTGGATTGTGTTCCCAGATGTTCTCGAGCTGCAGTATCGACTAATAGAGAGATTGTTCAACCTGAGAGATTCACGCTCCAGACCTTTGATCAACAACTATCGCGACCTACAAGATACAAATGGAAGACCAATCTACTATCGACGTTTACCAGATCTACCAAATcttgtataa
- the ppk24 gene encoding sodium channel protein Nach — MAKETLPVRLVMGRAAWWIPHPGPEPPQCHRKSTRHAPAAVTNATVMVAAATSAEDTRKLPFSAALKDLLQNLSFHCYGKLVEHGRRIQERFFWLIFHITALSVLIAFLWGTYTNEVQDALVTTIYHPLYPIWKVQFPAISVCSFNRISERAAWRYAQELSGKDPKQRDASFFYDQLKDFFNLFYNPHGTTDIDNALRFQSFLDKFDVEANELFFNTRRRMHLLTPNCSDMFVSCRIAGRTFDCLQQFEETLTSHGYCCTFNYDGRYVNKRDFRQRYFGPEMGLVLTLKSLPGDIFYKENPKKGFRPHSYPDPFSGGVAERMAKTGVNTLLPIKAKIFETVPEARRMSMSVRKCLFEDEMPWIFARRYTFSKCISACRARSVVSLCECLPFSLPLRYIGGNESRLYCTLQHVECLKRYDFKWLNVITSRENVTGLEHEMQDALYCPQCLASCSETRYSVRGSMTLALPSTSKSPPRSILGPTGNNSYGQASANANANSNSSSQSEMTVVRIYFAETHIQYFRQIIKSAWYETFSTIGNICGIIAGFSLIGICELLFFLGKQLWQGCKAELRAELAHIQCRKEHQHPSGGTEQRQHQLHAVAGEQEPMELFILP; from the exons ATGGCAAAGGAGACACTGCCCGTTCGACTGGTCATGGGGAGAGCTGCCTGGTGGATACCCCATCCAGGACCAGAGCCACCGCAATGCCATCGCAAATCCACTCGACACGCACCTGCGGCTGTGACGAACGCGACGGTCATGGTCGCCGCCGCGACTTCAGCGGAGGATACGCGAAAATTGCCATTTTCTGCCGCTTTAAAGGATTTGCTGCAGAACCTGTCCTTTCATTGTTATGGTAAATTAGTCGAGCACGGCCGTCGCATTCAGGAGCG CTTCTTCTGGCTCATTTTCCACATAACTGCCCTGAGCGTTCTAATTGCATTCCTCTGGGGGACCTACACGAACGAGGTCCAGGACGCTCTGGTCACCACCATTTACCATCCGCTCTATCCCATTTGGAAGGTGCAGTTCCCGGCGATATCCGTGTGCTCCTTTAATCGCATATCCGAGCGGGCTGCCTGGCGTTATGCCCAAGAGCT GAGCGGCAAGGATCCCAAACAGCGCGACGCTAGCTTCTTCTATGACCAGCTGAAGgacttttttaatttgttctaCAATCCCCATGGGACAACGGATATTGACAATGCGCTGCGCTTTCAGAGCTTTCTCGATAAATTCGATGTCGAGGCAAATGAACTCTTCTTCAATACGAGAAGGCGCATGCATCTCCTCACACCCAACTGCAGCGACATGTTTGTATCCTGCCGGATTGCAGGACGCACCTTCGATTGTCTCCAGCAGTTCGAGGAGACCCTCACAAGCCATGGCTACTGTTGCACCTTCAACTATGATGGAAG GTATGTCAACAAGCGGGACTTTCGACAGCGTTACTTTGGACCCGAAATGGGCCTTGTGCTGACTCTAAAGTCACTGCCGGGCGATATTTTCTACAAAGAGAATCCAAAAAAGGGTTTTAGG CCACATAGCTATCCGGATCCGTTTTCCGGAGGAGTGGCCGAAAGAATGGCCAAGACGGGCGTGAACACCTTGCTGCCCATAAAGGCCAAGATCTTTGAAACAGTGCCCGAAGCCCGCAGGATGAGTATGTCGGTG CGCAAGTGTCTCTTTGAGGACGAAATGCCGTGGATCTTTGCCCGTCGCTATACCTTCAGCAAGTGCATCTCCGCCTGCCGGGCACGCAGTGTCGTCAGCCTCTGCGAGTGCCTGCCCTTCTCACTGCCCCTGCGGTACATCGGTGGGAATGAGAGTCGGCTCTACTGCACGCTGCAGCATGTCGAGTGCCTCAAACGCTACGATT TTAAATGGTTGAATGTCATCACCAGTCGCGAGAATGTCACTGGCCTGGAGCACGAGATGCAGGATGCCCTCTACTGTCCGCAGTGTCTGGCCTCTTGCTCGGAGACGCGCTACAGTGTGCGCGGCTCCATGACTTTGGCCCTGCCGAGCACATCGAAGTCCCCGCC GCGAAGCATCCTTGGACCTACTGGCAATAACAGTTACGGCCAAGCCagcgccaacgccaacgccaactcGAACTCATCCTCTCAGTCGGAGATGACTGTGGTTCGTATTTATTTTGCCGAAACGCACATTCAATACTTTCGCCAGATTATTAAGAGCGCCTGGTACGAGACCTTCA GTACAATTGGCAACATCTGCGGCATTATAGCGGGCTTCTCATTGATTGGCATCTGCGAGCTGTTGTTTTTTCTAGGCAAACAATTATGGCAGGGCTGCAAAGCGGAACTGAGGGCAGAACTCGCACACATTCAATGTCGGAAGGAGCACCAGCACCCCTCTGGGGGTacagagcagcggcagcaccagctccaCGCAGTAGCAGGGGAACAGGAGCCAATGGAGTTGTTTATACTGCCGTAA